One genomic window of Brevundimonas vesicularis includes the following:
- a CDS encoding SDR family NAD(P)-dependent oxidoreductase, producing MELFDLTGKVAIITGSSRGIGKAIAERLAEHGAKVVISSRKAGPCDEVAAEINGKYGAKADEPRAIAVPANIASKEDLQRLVDETNAAFGQIDILVCNAATNPYAGPMAGIADDQFEKILQNNVISNHWLIQMVAPQMVERKDGAILVISSIGGLRGNALIGAYNISKAADMQLVRNLAVEWGPSNVRVNCIAPGLVQTDFAKYLWENPELLKQVTEPAPLKRIGQPDEIAGTAVYLCSPASAYVTGQTLVVDGGLTIAW from the coding sequence ATGGAACTGTTCGATCTGACCGGCAAGGTCGCAATCATCACCGGCTCGTCGCGGGGAATCGGCAAGGCCATCGCCGAACGGCTGGCCGAACACGGCGCCAAGGTCGTCATCTCGTCGCGCAAGGCCGGGCCGTGCGACGAGGTCGCCGCCGAGATCAACGGCAAGTACGGCGCCAAGGCCGATGAACCGCGCGCCATCGCGGTGCCGGCCAACATCGCCTCGAAGGAAGATTTGCAGCGGTTGGTCGATGAGACCAACGCCGCCTTCGGCCAGATCGACATTCTGGTCTGTAACGCCGCGACCAATCCCTACGCCGGGCCGATGGCGGGCATCGCCGACGACCAGTTCGAAAAGATCCTGCAGAATAACGTCATCTCGAACCACTGGCTTATCCAGATGGTCGCGCCGCAGATGGTGGAGCGCAAGGACGGGGCGATCCTGGTGATCTCGTCCATCGGCGGGCTTCGCGGCAACGCCCTGATCGGCGCCTACAACATCTCCAAGGCGGCGGACATGCAGCTGGTGCGCAACCTGGCGGTGGAGTGGGGGCCGTCGAACGTGCGGGTCAACTGCATCGCGCCTGGATTGGTCCAGACCGATTTCGCCAAATATCTGTGGGAGAATCCCGAGCTGCTGAAACAGGTCACCGAGCCGGCGCCGCTGAAAAGGATCGGTCAGCCCGATGAAATCGCAGGGACGGCGGTCTATCTGTGCAGCCCTGCGTCGGCCTATGTGACCGGCCAGACCCTCGTGGTGGACGGTGGATTGACGATTGCCTGGTAA
- a CDS encoding EAL domain-containing protein → MRNVTTGFLYFAYLFLGMTVGAFLWRAGLGIGAGVAGTLGALGLLGAFHGIVTGITERRVLKKEIGQVREAHRLLADAMESTQGALTELAHAIETGVLSDTDALTGEVRMLESLVQQMSESIDERLAAAPHIGVETFEGRRMAQSNVLLRTIHEALSEGRVDLYLQPVVSLPQRRTIFYESFTRLRDATDRVMMPAEYLSLAEGEGLVPAIDNLLLFRCAQIVRRLARQDRKVGVFCNVALTSLGDETFFPQFLDFLSENRDLNQALIFELGQATFDARGAIEARNMAKLADLGFRFSLDKVQTLDLDFADLQRSDVKFIKVAADLMIEQLLDLDGGAPLRSMPDIQAADFAALTRRYGVEVIAEKVENERQVVDILELDVGMGQGHLFGEPRAIKEQVLAETDPPAEFLRSTLRSAEQRRRFS, encoded by the coding sequence ATGCGCAACGTAACAACGGGCTTTCTCTACTTCGCCTATCTGTTCCTCGGCATGACCGTGGGCGCCTTCCTGTGGCGCGCGGGCTTAGGGATCGGCGCAGGCGTTGCCGGAACGCTCGGCGCACTCGGGCTGCTGGGCGCCTTCCACGGCATCGTCACCGGCATCACCGAGCGCCGCGTCCTGAAGAAGGAAATAGGTCAGGTCCGCGAGGCCCACCGCCTGCTCGCCGATGCGATGGAATCGACCCAGGGCGCCCTGACCGAACTGGCGCACGCCATCGAGACCGGCGTCCTGTCCGACACCGACGCCCTGACCGGCGAGGTCCGCATGCTGGAATCCCTCGTCCAGCAGATGAGCGAAAGCATCGACGAACGCCTGGCCGCCGCGCCCCATATCGGCGTCGAGACCTTCGAGGGCCGTCGCATGGCGCAGTCGAATGTCCTGCTGCGCACCATTCACGAGGCGCTCAGCGAAGGCCGCGTCGATCTGTATCTGCAGCCGGTCGTCTCCCTGCCCCAGCGCCGGACGATCTTTTACGAGAGCTTCACCCGGCTGCGCGACGCCACCGACCGCGTCATGATGCCGGCGGAATACCTGTCCCTGGCCGAGGGCGAGGGCCTGGTGCCGGCGATCGACAATCTGCTGCTGTTCCGCTGCGCCCAGATCGTGCGGCGGCTGGCGCGTCAGGATCGCAAGGTCGGCGTCTTCTGCAACGTAGCCCTGACCTCGCTGGGCGACGAGACCTTCTTCCCGCAGTTCCTGGACTTCCTCAGCGAGAACCGCGACCTGAACCAGGCGCTGATCTTCGAACTGGGTCAGGCGACTTTCGACGCGCGCGGCGCCATCGAGGCGCGCAACATGGCCAAGCTGGCCGACCTGGGCTTCCGCTTCTCGCTGGACAAGGTGCAGACGCTGGACCTCGACTTCGCCGATCTGCAACGCTCGGACGTCAAATTCATCAAGGTCGCGGCCGACCTCATGATCGAGCAACTGCTGGACCTGGACGGCGGCGCCCCCTTACGCTCCATGCCCGACATCCAGGCGGCCGACTTCGCCGCCCTGACCCGCCGCTATGGCGTCGAGGTCATCGCCGAAAAGGTCGAGAACGAACGCCAGGTCGTCGACATTCTCGAACTGGACGTCGGCATGGGCCAGGGTCACCTGTTCGGCGAACCCCGCGCCATCAAGGAACAGGTGCTGGCCGAGACCGACCCCCCGGCCGAGTTCCTGCGCTCCACCCTGCGCAGCGCCGAGCAGCGTCGCCGGTTCAGCTAA
- a CDS encoding TIGR01459 family HAD-type hydrolase, whose product MTLPHALPHLDAVAGDYDILLCDVWGVIHNGRESWPGPCEALTRFNREGGHVVLISNSPRPASDVIAQLDGLGVPREAWKAFVTSGDATRAELAKRAPGPAWIVGPERDAPLYAGLGLERAASPEDAAFISVTGPVDDTVETPEDYRERFAVGAARDIELICANPDRVVQRGDQLIYCGGSLADLYESQGGRVVMAGKPFAPIYDLAIKEAEGLLGRSVDRSRVLCIGDGVVTDVMGANVQGLDCLFIAQGIHGDQAKGEDGALDPARAAALLKAETTYARYAALELNW is encoded by the coding sequence ATGACCCTCCCCCACGCCCTGCCCCACCTCGACGCCGTCGCCGGCGATTACGACATCCTGCTCTGCGACGTCTGGGGCGTGATCCATAATGGCCGCGAAAGCTGGCCTGGGCCTTGCGAGGCGCTGACCCGGTTCAACCGCGAGGGCGGCCACGTCGTGCTGATCTCCAACTCGCCCCGCCCGGCCTCGGACGTGATCGCTCAGCTGGACGGGCTGGGCGTGCCGCGCGAGGCATGGAAGGCCTTCGTCACCTCCGGCGACGCGACCCGCGCCGAACTGGCCAAGCGCGCGCCGGGTCCGGCCTGGATCGTCGGCCCCGAACGTGACGCGCCGCTGTACGCGGGTCTTGGCCTCGAGCGCGCCGCGTCGCCTGAGGACGCCGCGTTCATCTCCGTCACCGGCCCGGTGGACGACACGGTCGAGACGCCCGAAGACTACCGTGAGCGGTTCGCCGTCGGTGCCGCACGCGACATCGAACTGATCTGCGCCAATCCCGATCGCGTCGTGCAGCGCGGCGACCAGCTGATCTACTGCGGCGGATCGCTGGCCGACCTCTATGAATCGCAGGGCGGCCGGGTCGTGATGGCGGGCAAGCCCTTTGCCCCGATCTACGATCTGGCGATCAAGGAGGCGGAAGGCTTGCTGGGCCGCTCCGTCGATCGCTCGCGCGTCCTGTGCATCGGCGACGGCGTCGTCACCGACGTGATGGGCGCAAACGTGCAAGGGCTCGACTGCCTGTTCATCGCCCAGGGCATCCACGGCGACCAAGCCAAGGGCGAAGACGGCGCGCTTGACCCTGCCCGCGCCGCAGCCCTGCTGAAGGCGGAAACGACCTATGCGCGATACGCCGCGCTCGAACTGAACTGGTAA
- a CDS encoding MaoC family dehydratase yields the protein MVELVQQHPSGGYILDELHIGMAAEKIVVATEDRIRLFAEASDDFNPVHLDEAFASKTAYRGRIAHGLLSASFGSAVVGTILPGAGSIYISQTLAFHQPVRIDDVVRILITVIEVEPESARVKLSCEGFVGESMIMDGVAVVRVPRRRKPSQR from the coding sequence ATGGTCGAATTGGTTCAGCAGCATCCGTCCGGTGGTTACATCCTGGACGAACTTCACATCGGCATGGCGGCCGAGAAAATCGTCGTCGCGACGGAGGACCGCATTCGGCTGTTCGCCGAGGCCTCCGACGACTTCAACCCGGTGCATCTGGACGAGGCCTTCGCCTCCAAGACCGCCTATCGCGGCCGGATCGCCCACGGCCTGCTCAGCGCCTCGTTCGGATCGGCCGTGGTCGGCACCATCCTGCCGGGCGCCGGCTCGATCTACATCTCCCAGACCCTGGCCTTCCATCAGCCGGTGCGGATCGACGACGTCGTGCGCATCCTGATCACCGTGATCGAGGTCGAGCCCGAGAGCGCGCGGGTCAAACTCAGCTGCGAAGGCTTCGTCGGCGAGTCCATGATCATGGACGGCGTCGCGGTCGTCCGCGTCCCCCGCCGGCGCAAACCGTCCCAGCGTTGA
- a CDS encoding bifunctional riboflavin kinase/FAD synthetase, giving the protein MQIARIWRDWREVPDALKGAAVAVGAFDGVHRGHQAVIAGARDAAERLGAPLGVVSFDPHPRRWFQKDAAPFRLMTADQMAEALAPLGVDILYLLPFDAEMAGMTDAAFAERVLAEGLGIRHAAVGFDFTFGKGRSGSPEALRAYGERLGFTVSVAERLDDADGLKLSSSAVREALKAGDMARAAAILGRPFAIRGEVIHGDKRGRTIGVPTANIALGDYMRPAYGVYATRSRLPDGRVIDGVASLGVRPMYALETPLMEVWLFDFDGDLYGQTLDTELVAWLRGEETFDGLDALKAQIDADAAAARAVLSHS; this is encoded by the coding sequence ATGCAGATTGCGCGTATTTGGCGCGACTGGCGCGAGGTGCCGGACGCGCTGAAGGGCGCGGCGGTCGCCGTCGGCGCCTTCGACGGCGTGCATCGCGGGCATCAGGCCGTCATCGCCGGCGCACGTGACGCAGCAGAACGGCTGGGCGCGCCGCTGGGCGTCGTCAGCTTCGACCCCCATCCCCGCCGCTGGTTCCAGAAGGACGCTGCGCCCTTTCGACTGATGACGGCCGACCAGATGGCCGAGGCCCTGGCGCCGCTGGGCGTCGACATCCTGTATCTTCTGCCCTTTGACGCCGAGATGGCCGGCATGACCGACGCCGCCTTCGCCGAACGAGTGCTGGCCGAGGGTCTGGGCATCCGCCACGCCGCCGTCGGCTTCGACTTCACCTTCGGCAAGGGCCGATCCGGCTCGCCCGAGGCCTTGCGCGCCTACGGCGAGAGGCTGGGCTTCACTGTCTCGGTCGCCGAACGGCTGGATGACGCGGACGGGCTGAAACTGTCGTCAAGCGCCGTGCGCGAGGCCCTGAAGGCCGGCGACATGGCCCGCGCCGCCGCCATCCTGGGCCGCCCCTTCGCTATTCGGGGCGAGGTGATCCATGGCGACAAGCGCGGCCGCACCATCGGCGTGCCGACGGCCAATATCGCGCTCGGCGACTACATGCGCCCCGCCTACGGCGTCTATGCGACCCGCAGCCGATTGCCGGACGGACGGGTGATCGACGGCGTGGCCAGCCTGGGCGTGCGTCCTATGTATGCGCTGGAAACTCCGCTGATGGAGGTCTGGCTGTTCGACTTCGACGGCGACCTCTACGGCCAGACGCTGGACACGGAGTTGGTCGCCTGGCTGCGTGGCGAGGAAACCTTCGACGGTCTCGACGCCCTGAAGGCCCAGATCGACGCCGATGCCGCCGCGGCGCGGGCCGTCCTCAGCCACTCATAG
- a CDS encoding gamma carbonic anhydrase family protein, whose protein sequence is MTIYALGDSKPQLPPQGEYWVAPSASVIGNVILHPNASVWFGAVLRGDNDPITVGPDSNIQDGSVLHTDMGSPLTLGRGVTVGHKAMLHGCDVGDYSLIGIGAVVLNGVKIGRNCIIGANALITEGKIIPDNSLVVGQPGKVVRERDPAHIAVLQMSAEHYVQNWKRFAAELRPL, encoded by the coding sequence ATGACCATTTACGCTTTGGGCGACAGCAAACCGCAGCTTCCGCCGCAGGGCGAATACTGGGTGGCGCCAAGCGCATCGGTGATAGGAAATGTGATTCTCCACCCCAACGCCAGTGTCTGGTTCGGCGCCGTGCTGCGCGGGGACAACGATCCGATCACAGTGGGGCCTGACAGCAACATCCAGGACGGCAGCGTGCTGCACACCGACATGGGGTCGCCGCTGACGCTGGGGCGCGGCGTGACGGTGGGACACAAGGCCATGCTGCATGGCTGCGACGTCGGGGACTACAGCCTGATCGGCATCGGGGCGGTGGTGCTGAACGGCGTCAAGATCGGCCGGAACTGCATCATCGGGGCCAATGCGCTGATCACAGAAGGCAAGATCATCCCGGACAACAGTCTGGTCGTGGGCCAGCCCGGCAAGGTGGTGCGGGAACGTGACCCGGCGCACATCGCCGTGCTGCAGATGTCGGCCGAACATTATGTGCAGAACTGGAAGCGGTTTGCGGCGGAGCTTCGGCCTCTATGA
- a CDS encoding PhoH family protein, which yields MEASMTKRAATKRQTREHGILDSRDFMEESKVRRLHAPHNERSGWSPYPSNDDRDQGYLKTLKPKSEGQGELMEAIDHHNLVMALGPAGTGKTYLAVAKAVEALEAGKVGRIVLSRPAVEAGESIGFLPGDMEDKLAPYLRPLYDALSDRLSMKRVKALMAEGLIEIAPVGYMRGRTLNNAFIVVDEAQNCTYVQLKMLLTRLGWHSTMVVTGDPQQSDLLPGISGLSDISARLEAVPDIAVVRLAERDIVRHPLVASMIGVL from the coding sequence CTGGAGGCGTCCATGACCAAGCGTGCTGCAACCAAGCGTCAAACGCGTGAACACGGAATCCTGGATTCGCGTGATTTCATGGAGGAGTCGAAAGTTCGTCGGCTTCACGCGCCCCACAATGAACGATCGGGTTGGTCGCCCTATCCCTCGAATGACGACCGTGACCAAGGCTATCTGAAGACGCTGAAGCCCAAGTCTGAGGGCCAGGGCGAACTGATGGAGGCTATCGACCACCACAACCTGGTCATGGCGCTGGGTCCCGCAGGCACCGGCAAGACCTACCTCGCCGTCGCCAAGGCGGTCGAGGCGCTGGAGGCGGGCAAGGTCGGCCGCATCGTCCTGAGCCGCCCTGCGGTCGAGGCCGGCGAATCCATCGGCTTCCTGCCCGGCGACATGGAGGACAAGCTGGCCCCCTATCTGCGCCCGCTCTACGACGCCCTGTCCGATCGTCTGTCGATGAAGCGGGTCAAGGCGCTGATGGCTGAGGGCCTGATCGAGATCGCCCCGGTCGGCTATATGCGCGGCCGCACGCTGAACAACGCCTTCATCGTCGTGGACGAGGCGCAGAACTGCACCTACGTCCAGCTCAAGATGTTGCTGACCCGCCTGGGCTGGCATTCGACCATGGTGGTGACCGGCGATCCGCAGCAGTCGGACCTGCTGCCCGGCATCTCGGGCCTGTCGGACATCTCGGCGCGACTGGAGGCCGTACCCGACATCGCCGTGGTGCGTCTGGCCGAGCGCGACATCGTCCGTCACCCGCTGGTCGCCTCGATGATCGGCGTGCTCTGA
- a CDS encoding UDP-glucose dehydrogenase family protein — MRVAMIGTGYVGLVSGACFADFGHVVTCIDKDPSKIERLERGEIPIYEPGLDDLVAANVREGRLFFTLDGAEAIRRADAVFIAVGTPTRRGDGHADLSYVHAAAEEIAGLIEGFTVVVTKSTVPVGTGDEVEAIIRKTNPKADFAVVSNPEFLREGAAIGDFKRPDRVVIGIDDMTGDTGGRAQKVMSELYRPLNLNESPLLFVGRRTSELIKYAANAFLAMKITFINEMADLCEAVGADVQQVARGIGLDKRIGSKFLHAGPGYGGSCFPKDTIALVRTAQQYGAPTKLIEATVEVNDARKKAMADRVAATLGTSVQGKTVALLGLTFKPNTDDMRDAPSLDIAPALIAAGATVQAFDPEGMHEAAKLLPDIQMKDSAYDAVVGADAVVLVTEWDQFRALDLDRIKLLMKQPVLVDLRNIYRPEDMKSRGFRYMGIGRG; from the coding sequence ATGCGCGTAGCGATGATTGGGACGGGCTATGTGGGCCTGGTGTCCGGCGCCTGTTTCGCCGACTTCGGCCATGTCGTCACCTGCATCGACAAGGACCCGTCCAAGATCGAGCGGCTGGAGCGGGGCGAAATCCCGATCTATGAGCCGGGGCTGGATGATCTGGTCGCCGCCAATGTACGCGAAGGCCGGCTGTTCTTCACACTGGACGGTGCCGAGGCCATTCGCCGGGCCGACGCCGTCTTCATCGCCGTGGGCACGCCGACACGCCGGGGCGACGGCCATGCCGACCTGTCTTACGTCCACGCCGCCGCCGAGGAGATCGCCGGCCTGATCGAAGGCTTCACGGTCGTCGTCACCAAGTCGACCGTCCCTGTCGGCACGGGCGACGAAGTCGAGGCGATCATCCGCAAGACCAATCCGAAGGCCGACTTCGCCGTCGTCTCCAACCCCGAATTTCTGCGTGAAGGCGCCGCGATCGGCGACTTCAAACGTCCCGACCGCGTCGTCATCGGCATCGACGACATGACCGGCGACACCGGCGGCCGAGCGCAGAAGGTCATGAGCGAACTCTATCGTCCGCTGAACCTGAACGAGAGCCCACTGCTGTTTGTGGGCCGTCGCACGTCCGAGCTGATCAAATACGCCGCCAACGCCTTCCTGGCGATGAAGATCACCTTCATCAACGAGATGGCCGACCTGTGCGAAGCCGTCGGCGCCGACGTCCAGCAGGTCGCGCGCGGCATCGGCCTGGACAAGCGTATCGGCTCGAAATTCCTGCACGCCGGCCCCGGCTACGGCGGCTCGTGCTTCCCCAAGGACACTATCGCCCTGGTCCGCACCGCCCAGCAATACGGCGCGCCGACAAAGCTGATCGAGGCCACGGTCGAGGTCAACGACGCCCGCAAGAAGGCCATGGCCGACCGCGTCGCCGCAACCCTGGGCACCAGCGTCCAGGGCAAGACGGTCGCCCTCCTGGGCCTGACGTTCAAGCCGAACACCGACGACATGCGTGACGCCCCGTCGCTGGACATTGCGCCTGCTCTGATCGCCGCCGGCGCGACCGTCCAGGCCTTCGATCCCGAAGGCATGCATGAGGCCGCCAAGCTGTTGCCGGACATCCAGATGAAGGACAGCGCCTATGACGCCGTCGTCGGCGCCGACGCCGTGGTCCTCGTCACCGAATGGGACCAGTTCCGCGCTCTGGATCTGGACCGCATCAAGCTGCTGATGAAACAGCCGGTCCTGGTCGATCTGCGCAACATCTATCGGCCCGAGGACATGAAGAGCCGAGGCTTCCGCTACATGGGCATCGGGCGCGGCTGA
- a CDS encoding SDR family NAD(P)-dependent oxidoreductase: protein MMGAPILVTGAAGFIGMHVAERLLDRGEQVIGVDVFNDYYDARLKAARAARLEGLDGFKMVRADIADHAQMRALVSDAGVKRIVHLAAQAGVRYSLENPFAYERSNLAGHLSMLEAARHNEVTHLVYASSSSVYGDRPLEGSGFREDDPTVHPVSLYAATKRSCELMSQSYARLYGFPQSGLRFFTVYGPWGRPDMAYFSFTQKIVRGEPIEVYGEGKMARDFTYIDDIVDGVVAILDRPPAQGVHEIYNIGDSQPVGLMEMISTLENALGVSANKIMRPMQPGDVTATYADISKLNALCGYQPKAPLKIGLEKFVAWWRQYENG, encoded by the coding sequence CTGATGGGCGCGCCGATCCTCGTCACGGGCGCGGCCGGCTTCATCGGCATGCACGTCGCCGAGCGTCTGCTGGACCGTGGCGAGCAGGTAATCGGCGTCGATGTCTTCAACGACTACTACGATGCGCGCCTGAAGGCCGCCCGCGCCGCCCGGCTGGAAGGGCTAGACGGCTTCAAGATGGTCCGCGCCGACATCGCCGACCACGCGCAGATGCGCGCCCTCGTTTCAGACGCCGGGGTCAAGCGGATCGTCCACCTCGCGGCCCAGGCCGGGGTGCGCTATTCGCTTGAGAACCCCTTCGCCTATGAGCGGTCCAACCTGGCCGGCCATCTGTCGATGCTGGAGGCCGCGCGGCACAATGAGGTGACGCACCTGGTCTATGCCTCGTCCAGTTCGGTCTATGGCGACCGGCCGCTAGAAGGGTCGGGCTTCCGAGAGGACGATCCGACCGTCCACCCGGTGTCGCTCTACGCCGCGACCAAACGCTCGTGCGAACTGATGAGCCAGAGCTACGCCAGGCTTTATGGCTTTCCGCAGTCGGGCCTGCGGTTCTTCACCGTCTATGGCCCTTGGGGCCGGCCTGACATGGCCTATTTCAGCTTCACCCAGAAGATCGTGCGTGGCGAGCCGATCGAGGTCTATGGCGAAGGCAAGATGGCGCGCGACTTCACCTACATCGACGACATCGTCGACGGCGTGGTTGCCATTCTGGACCGTCCCCCGGCTCAGGGCGTGCATGAAATCTACAACATCGGCGACAGCCAGCCCGTCGGCCTGATGGAGATGATCTCCACCCTGGAAAACGCGCTGGGCGTCAGCGCGAACAAGATCATGCGGCCGATGCAGCCCGGAGACGTCACCGCCACCTATGCGGACATTTCCAAGCTGAACGCCCTGTGCGGTTATCAGCCCAAGGCCCCGTTGAAGATCGGACTGGAAAAGTTCGTCGCCTGGTGGCGTCAATACGAGAACGGTTGA